A single genomic interval of Coregonus clupeaformis isolate EN_2021a chromosome 36, ASM2061545v1, whole genome shotgun sequence harbors:
- the LOC121552704 gene encoding probable G-protein coupled receptor 63 — protein sequence MVYSTVVPPVEAGETNNASLCCLITGLLNFSDHLLQGQPDMEDMSMQNSSYGVSWSPLDLLTVTPTAEGQDSVQGISLPLQVFFCMAMVSILLVAFLGNVVVVLMVYQRAAMRSAINILLASLAFADTMLAVLNMPFALVTVVSTRWIFGDVFCRVSAMFFWLFVIEGMAILLIISIDRFLIIVQKQDKLSPHRAKVFIVITWTLSFCFSFPLATGHPSLQIPSRAPQCVFGYTSEPGYHAYVLLLMLTFFFIPFMVMLYTFMGILNTIRHNAVRIHSHPDSICLSQSSKLGLMSLQRPFQMNIDMSFKTRAFTTILILFSVFTVCWAPFTAYSLLSTFSSPFYHKANFFEVSTWLLWLCYLKSALNPLIYYWRIKKFRDVCLDLMPKYFKFLPQLPGHMKRRIRPSAVYVCGEHRSVV from the coding sequence ATGGTTTACTCCACTGTCGTTCCCCCTGTGGAGGCAGGGGAGACCAACAATGCCAGCCTCTGCTGCCTCATCACGGGTCTGCTGAACTTCTCTGACCACCTCCTCCAGGGCCAGCCTGACATGGAAGACATGTCCATGCAAAACAGCTCCTATGGTGTCTCCTGGTCACCTCTGGACCTACTCACAGTCACGCCAACAGCCGAGGGCCAGGATAGTGTGCAGGGCATCAGCCTGCCCCTCCAGGTGTTCTTCTGCATGGCCATGGTCTCCATCCTGCTGGTGGCCTTCCTGGGGAACGTGGTGGTGGTTCTGATGGTCTACCAGCGCGCCGCCATGCGATCTGCCATCAACATTCTGTTGGCCAGCCTGGCCTTTGCAGACACGATGCTGGCCGTCCTCAACATGCCCTTCGCCCTGGTTACCGTGGTGTCCACACGCTGGATCTTCGGGGATGTCTTCTGCAGAGTGTCGGCCATGTTCTTCTGGCTTTTTGTCATAGAGGGCATGGCCATCCTGCTTATAATAAGCATAGATCGGTTCCTGATCATAGTCCAGAAACAGGACAAGTTGAGTCCCCACAGAGCCAAAGTGTTCATAGTCATCACTTGGactctctccttctgtttctcttTCCCACTAGCCACAGGTCACCCTTCTCTCCAGATCCCCTCTAGAGCTCCACAGTGTGTGTTCGGCTACACCAGTGAGCCGGGGTACCACGCCTACGTGTTGCTCCTCATGCTGACCTTCTTCTTCATCCCCTTCATGGTCATGTTGTACACCTTCATGGGGATCCTGAACACCATCCGGCACAACGCTGTGCGCATCcacagccacccggacagcatCTGCCTTAGTCAGTCCAGCAAGCTGGGCCTCATGAGCCTGCAGAGGCCCTTCCAGATGAACATAGACATGAGCTTCAAGACGCGTGCCTTCACCACCATACTCATCCTCTTCTCGGTGTTCACCGTGTGCTGGGCGCCCTTCACCGCCTACAGCCTGCTGTCCACCTTCAGCAGCCCCTTCTACCACAAGGCCAACTTCTTTGAAGTCAGCACCTGGCTCCTTTGGTTGTGCTACCTCAAGTCAGCACTCAACCCTCTCATTTACTACTGGCGGATCAAGAAGTTCCGCGACGTCTGCCTTGACCTGATGCCCAAGTACTTCAAGTTTCTCCCTCAGTTGCCCGGCCACATGAAGCGGCGTATTCGACCCAGCGCTGTGTACGTGTGTGGGGAGCATCGCTCTGTGGTCTGA